Proteins found in one Deltaproteobacteria bacterium IMCC39524 genomic segment:
- a CDS encoding gamma carbonic anhydrase family protein gives MILKHKGSTPQIAQTAFLAPGACVIGDVHIGEESSLWFNVVVRGDVNSIHIGDRTNIQDGAIVHVTRDTHPTIVGNDVSVGHGVILHGCNVHDNCLIGIGAIILDGAEIGTSSLVAAGTVVAPGTKFPPHSLVMGRPGRVKRVLTEEERENIHSVAGRYLEYQEDYRTQVERIG, from the coding sequence ATGATACTCAAACACAAAGGATCGACACCACAGATTGCGCAGACGGCCTTTCTCGCCCCTGGCGCTTGCGTTATTGGCGATGTCCATATTGGTGAGGAGTCAAGCCTTTGGTTCAACGTGGTTGTACGCGGTGATGTCAACTCTATCCACATTGGCGATCGGACTAACATTCAGGACGGTGCGATTGTCCATGTGACTCGTGATACTCATCCAACCATTGTCGGTAATGATGTTTCTGTAGGCCACGGGGTCATCCTGCATGGCTGCAACGTACACGACAATTGTCTGATTGGCATTGGTGCTATTATTCTTGACGGCGCCGAAATTGGAACGTCCTCGCTGGTTGCTGCAGGCACGGTTGTGGCACCGGGAACAAAATTTCCACCGCATTCATTGGTTATGGGCCGACCCGGGCGTGTGAAAAGGGTCCTGACCGAGGAAGAGCGCGAGAATATCCATTCTGTCGCCGGCCGATATCTTGAATATCAGGAAGATTATCGTACTCAGGTGGAAAGGATTGGTTGA
- a CDS encoding cyclic nucleotide-binding domain-containing protein yields the protein MVTAKDFITVKNSRLLQDLSDQDLAGLAPYCEMRTMNEGTTVFIENMPGEALFLITKGSIRISKMFAEGDEKTLVVLGPEDVFGEMAVIDGLPRSATARVAENAELISFKKKDLERLGSEDATLALKVVSNIVKVFSERVRESSEEYRDMLIWSMQKP from the coding sequence ATGGTAACAGCCAAGGACTTTATTACGGTTAAAAACAGCAGGCTTCTTCAAGATCTTTCAGATCAAGATCTAGCCGGACTCGCTCCCTATTGTGAAATGCGCACAATGAATGAAGGGACGACTGTCTTCATAGAAAACATGCCTGGGGAAGCACTCTTTTTAATTACTAAAGGTTCGATACGTATTTCCAAAATGTTTGCAGAAGGTGATGAGAAAACTCTTGTCGTGCTTGGCCCTGAGGATGTCTTTGGAGAGATGGCTGTGATTGATGGCTTGCCCCGTTCTGCTACGGCTCGTGTTGCAGAGAATGCCGAGCTTATTAGCTTCAAAAAGAAAGATCTGGAGCGACTTGGCAGCGAAGATGCTACATTGGCTTTAAAAGTGGTAAGTAATATTGTCAAGGTCTTCAGTGAGCGTGTGCGGGAGTCAAGCGAGGAGTACCGAGACATGCTGATCTGGTCGATGCAGAAACCATGA
- a CDS encoding OmpA family protein, giving the protein MRILLFTILTMGMLALPAFSLASNPFEAFVKSREVVETLYFKVNAEELSKTDRERLTSTAQQLRQIQNNGRMIRVEGFSSNEGDQEKNFILSFFRARSVADIIESMGLATEVALTGYGDLRADSDDHAKERRVEIVSYVIPVIMKKEKIFDTNKGVIPAPNRSAKTTHMDQEIDSYRVDQAIRSKVGNLNKEVTDKLDSDNEKPSPGLSQEKPVEKDDLDRGYSQWRRSVDPGLSLKLSQSKDTVDGDLKRGYSQLQKSRDAEMSPDLTQVSPAQPPVIDALMIEQAIMEKIGVETTAVSASVSQVDLKNQ; this is encoded by the coding sequence TTGCGAATACTTTTATTTACAATATTGACCATGGGCATGCTCGCACTTCCGGCCTTTAGTCTCGCTTCAAATCCATTTGAGGCTTTTGTCAAAAGCCGTGAAGTTGTTGAGACCCTTTATTTTAAAGTCAACGCTGAGGAATTGTCGAAAACTGACAGAGAGCGTTTAACCTCGACTGCCCAGCAGTTGCGGCAAATCCAGAATAATGGTCGCATGATCCGCGTTGAAGGCTTCTCAAGCAATGAAGGTGATCAAGAGAAGAATTTTATCCTTTCTTTCTTCCGGGCACGTTCTGTTGCCGACATCATAGAATCAATGGGTTTGGCTACTGAAGTCGCTCTGACTGGTTATGGCGATTTACGTGCTGATTCTGACGACCATGCTAAGGAAAGACGTGTCGAAATCGTTTCCTATGTTATACCGGTCATAATGAAAAAAGAAAAAATTTTCGACACGAATAAGGGAGTTATCCCTGCTCCGAACCGTTCCGCAAAAACTACTCATATGGACCAGGAGATTGACTCTTATCGCGTGGACCAGGCAATACGCTCGAAAGTTGGAAATCTGAACAAGGAGGTTACAGACAAATTAGATTCAGATAACGAAAAGCCTTCACCAGGGCTGAGTCAGGAAAAACCTGTTGAAAAAGATGATCTGGATCGCGGTTACAGTCAATGGCGTAGAAGCGTCGACCCCGGACTCTCCTTAAAGCTATCTCAGTCAAAGGATACGGTTGACGGTGATTTGAAGCGCGGCTACAGCCAGCTCCAAAAGAGTCGTGACGCAGAGATGTCCCCTGATCTAACCCAAGTCTCTCCAGCGCAACCACCGGTTATCGATGCACTTATGATCGAGCAGGCCATAATGGAAAAAATTGGTGTCGAAACAACGGCCGTTTCTGCGTCCGTCTCTCAGGTTGACTTGAAAAATCAATAA
- a CDS encoding phenylacetate--CoA ligase has translation MIWNDEFERLPREALESLQAKRLQQVAERVYATVPFYKQQFDKAGVKPEKIKSLDDLRRLPFTLKQDMRDNYPYGLFAKPLDQIVRIHASSGTTGKPTVVGYTKRDIENWTELMARSFTAAGANRGDILHNAYGYGLFTGGLGAHYGAEKIGASVIPMSGGNTKKQLMIMQDFGSTVLTCTPSYSLYLAEAAAEEGLDIRKFKLRIGILGAEPWSEKLRNEIEEKVGIKAIDIYGLSEILGPGVGVECIEAQSGLHIWEDHFIPEIIDPISGESLPDGEQGELVITTITKEGIPMIRYRTRDITRIIAEPCICGRTHRRLERMCGRSDDMLIIRGVNVYPSQIESVLMDIEGVEPHYMLIVDREGTLDTLEVQVEVNEQTFSDEIKVLQGLSRRIEKEIKDLLGISCRIRLVEPKTIARSEGKAQRVIDNRPK, from the coding sequence ATGATCTGGAACGACGAGTTTGAAAGACTGCCCCGAGAAGCTCTCGAATCCCTTCAGGCCAAACGTTTGCAGCAGGTCGCTGAACGTGTTTATGCCACGGTCCCTTTTTACAAGCAGCAGTTTGACAAGGCCGGCGTGAAACCGGAGAAAATCAAATCTCTTGATGACCTGCGGCGCCTGCCTTTTACGCTCAAGCAGGATATGCGGGACAACTATCCTTACGGTCTCTTTGCCAAGCCCCTTGATCAGATTGTTCGGATTCACGCCTCCTCGGGAACAACAGGCAAGCCGACTGTGGTTGGTTACACGAAACGAGACATTGAAAACTGGACAGAGTTGATGGCTCGCTCCTTTACCGCAGCCGGGGCCAATCGCGGTGACATCCTGCATAACGCCTATGGCTATGGACTCTTCACCGGAGGTCTTGGTGCTCATTATGGTGCTGAAAAGATAGGTGCTTCGGTCATCCCCATGTCTGGTGGCAACACCAAAAAGCAGTTGATGATCATGCAGGACTTCGGTTCTACCGTCCTCACCTGTACACCATCCTATAGTCTCTACCTGGCCGAAGCGGCTGCGGAAGAAGGTCTCGATATTCGCAAGTTCAAGCTACGTATCGGTATCCTCGGTGCAGAGCCATGGTCAGAAAAACTGCGCAACGAAATTGAAGAGAAGGTCGGTATCAAAGCCATCGATATCTACGGCCTTTCTGAGATTCTGGGACCCGGCGTCGGCGTCGAATGTATCGAGGCCCAAAGTGGCCTGCATATCTGGGAGGATCATTTTATCCCGGAGATTATCGATCCGATCAGTGGTGAGTCCCTTCCTGACGGTGAACAGGGAGAGTTGGTGATTACGACGATCACTAAAGAGGGTATTCCGATGATCCGTTATCGTACCCGGGACATTACCAGAATTATTGCTGAACCATGCATCTGCGGTCGAACTCACCGTCGTCTGGAACGTATGTGTGGCCGTTCGGATGATATGCTGATTATTCGGGGCGTTAATGTGTATCCGTCTCAGATTGAAAGCGTTCTCATGGATATCGAGGGCGTTGAGCCGCACTATATGCTTATCGTTGACCGTGAAGGAACTCTTGACACCCTGGAGGTTCAGGTTGAAGTCAACGAGCAAACCTTCTCTGATGAGATTAAGGTGCTGCAGGGGCTGTCCCGTCGCATCGAAAAAGAGATCAAGGATCTTCTCGGCATCAGTTGCCGTATTCGACTGGTCGAACCCAAAACCATTGCCCGCAGTGAGGGAAAAGCACAGCGGGTTATCGATAACCGACCGAAATAG
- the iorA gene encoding indolepyruvate ferredoxin oxidoreductase subunit alpha codes for MQKTILSGNEAFARAAYEAGVTVASAYPGTPSTEILENITQYERIDASWAPNEKVALEVGIGASIGGARTIVTMKHVGVNVAADPLFTFSYTGVRGGMVLVVADDPEMHSSQDEQDSRHYARFAKVPMFEPADSQEALDFTRLAFEVSEQFDAPIMVRSTTRISHSKSIVELGEPLMELPETGLVRDPSKFVMLPGNARIRHPLVEKRLEEMSEWACTQGFNRIEAGDGKLGIITSGVAYQYAREVFPDADILKLGLVYPLPKQMIRDFAARFDTLYVIEELDPFIEEQVKAMGINVIGKEKVPICGELSPGRLRQAFDLNPPNLPPIKEDLPPRPPNMCPGCPHRGVFHALNRLKAYVTGDIGCYTLGFMPPLSAMDTCICMGASIGNATGLSKVLNEEDRKKVVAVIGDSTFLHTGINGLMDMVYNKSTATVLILDNSTTGMTGRQDNPSTGFTLDGQLADQVDLEALCRALGVKHVETVDPAQMDTTRKVIKEAMERPEVSVVITRRPCVLIKHENVVEDLPPLYVKTDKCVACKACLTIGCPAIEWETGKDGSKGNCKVDRLLCNGCQVCMQLCKFDAFGVCDD; via the coding sequence ATGCAAAAAACGATTTTGTCAGGCAATGAGGCTTTCGCCCGTGCCGCCTACGAGGCGGGTGTTACCGTTGCCTCTGCTTACCCGGGAACCCCTTCTACTGAAATCCTGGAAAACATAACTCAATATGAGCGTATTGACGCCTCCTGGGCGCCAAATGAGAAGGTCGCTTTGGAAGTTGGGATCGGCGCAAGTATCGGTGGCGCCAGAACGATCGTGACGATGAAGCATGTTGGTGTCAACGTCGCTGCCGACCCGCTGTTTACTTTCTCCTACACGGGGGTTCGTGGTGGGATGGTCCTGGTGGTTGCGGACGACCCCGAGATGCACTCATCACAGGACGAGCAGGATAGCCGCCACTACGCGCGCTTTGCCAAGGTGCCGATGTTTGAACCTGCTGATAGCCAGGAGGCTCTAGATTTTACCCGCCTGGCTTTTGAGGTGAGTGAACAGTTTGACGCGCCAATTATGGTTCGTAGTACGACTCGCATCTCTCACTCCAAATCGATCGTTGAGTTGGGTGAGCCTCTTATGGAGCTTCCTGAAACAGGGCTGGTTCGCGACCCCAGCAAGTTTGTGATGCTGCCTGGCAATGCCAGGATTCGTCATCCCCTGGTCGAAAAACGCCTTGAGGAGATGTCCGAATGGGCGTGCACCCAGGGGTTTAATCGTATTGAAGCTGGTGACGGTAAGCTTGGCATCATCACCTCAGGTGTCGCCTATCAATACGCCCGTGAAGTTTTCCCGGACGCCGACATCCTTAAGCTTGGTTTGGTCTACCCTCTGCCAAAACAGATGATCCGTGACTTTGCCGCACGCTTTGACACTCTCTACGTGATTGAGGAGCTCGACCCCTTTATCGAAGAACAGGTCAAGGCCATGGGTATTAACGTCATTGGCAAAGAAAAAGTTCCTATCTGCGGCGAACTGTCTCCCGGTCGTTTACGCCAGGCTTTTGATCTAAATCCTCCGAATCTGCCGCCAATCAAAGAAGATTTACCGCCAAGACCGCCCAACATGTGTCCGGGTTGCCCTCATCGTGGCGTGTTTCACGCACTAAACCGTCTCAAGGCTTACGTGACTGGTGATATAGGCTGCTACACCCTCGGCTTTATGCCGCCTCTCTCCGCAATGGACACTTGTATCTGCATGGGTGCCAGTATTGGTAATGCCACCGGGTTGAGCAAGGTCCTGAACGAAGAGGATCGTAAGAAGGTTGTTGCTGTTATCGGAGATTCCACTTTCCTGCATACCGGTATCAACGGCCTGATGGATATGGTTTACAATAAATCGACGGCCACCGTATTGATACTGGATAACAGTACTACTGGCATGACAGGTCGTCAGGATAACCCGTCAACCGGCTTCACTCTGGATGGTCAGCTTGCTGATCAGGTTGATTTAGAAGCGCTCTGCCGAGCCCTGGGTGTCAAGCATGTTGAAACAGTCGATCCGGCCCAGATGGATACAACTCGCAAGGTTATCAAAGAAGCCATGGAGCGCCCCGAGGTTTCGGTCGTCATTACGCGTCGTCCCTGTGTGTTGATCAAGCATGAAAACGTTGTGGAGGATCTACCTCCTCTATATGTCAAGACCGATAAATGCGTTGCCTGCAAGGCCTGCCTGACGATCGGTTGTCCGGCGATTGAATGGGAGACGGGCAAAGACGGTTCAAAGGGGAATTGCAAGGTCGATCGTTTACTTTGTAATGGCTGCCAGGTTTGTATGCAATTATGTAAATTCGATGCTTTCGGAGTGTGCGATGACTGA
- a CDS encoding Na/Pi cotransporter family protein, translated as MLELILNQKLIFGLMGGLGLFLFGMKIMSEGLQKIAGSRMRKILSALTSNRIVGTLVGIAVTAMIQSSSATTVMVVGFVNAGLMSLVQSIGIILGANIGTTVTAQLIAFKITKYALPAIGIGAGFKLFTKNKKWSYLGEILLGFGLLFFGLSVMKHAFDPLKTSDEFRQLFMIVGDNHLVGVMIGAILTMIVQSSSATIGITIALATSGILSFDASVALILGENIGTTITANLAAIGTNLAARRTAFAHFLFNSLGVCYMLLFFPFFLSFISSMTPGDADFVIQTQDQVARMGGELGDKPFIARHIANTHTMFNIVNTIIFLPLVGLLAKISTIVIRGIDEEVEFHLKYLDNRVLSTPPIALAQARSETRRMAKVAGEMVDETLLFLQDNDLKKIPGLEKKEDLTDVLQKEITDFLVKLSQKSITQESSQEVASMMNMVNDLERVGDHCENLWTLNQRKLDQKITFSEIAMNEIFEISKLTREFLATIIQALEDKNTGIFDEAHRLEDGIDDMEERLRNNHIKRLNTGECTVNSGLIFIDMLHNFEKIGDHTYNFAKAVVGIK; from the coding sequence ATGCTGGAACTCATATTAAATCAGAAACTGATCTTTGGGCTGATGGGTGGTCTGGGCCTGTTCTTGTTCGGCATGAAAATCATGTCGGAAGGCCTGCAAAAAATCGCCGGCAGCCGAATGAGAAAGATCCTCAGTGCCCTGACCAGCAACCGTATTGTTGGTACCCTGGTTGGTATTGCGGTGACCGCAATGATCCAATCCTCAAGCGCCACTACTGTTATGGTAGTCGGCTTTGTTAATGCGGGTTTGATGTCACTGGTTCAGTCGATTGGTATCATCCTTGGCGCCAATATCGGCACCACGGTCACGGCCCAGTTGATTGCTTTTAAAATCACCAAATACGCCTTGCCGGCAATTGGTATTGGCGCAGGCTTCAAGCTTTTCACAAAAAACAAGAAATGGAGCTATTTGGGCGAAATCCTACTCGGCTTTGGCCTGCTGTTTTTTGGGCTCTCAGTTATGAAGCATGCCTTTGACCCACTGAAGACAAGTGATGAGTTCCGCCAACTCTTCATGATCGTTGGCGACAACCATCTTGTTGGTGTCATGATCGGCGCGATTTTAACAATGATCGTACAGAGCAGCAGTGCAACGATCGGTATTACCATTGCCCTGGCAACCAGTGGTATTCTTTCCTTTGACGCAAGTGTTGCACTGATTCTCGGTGAAAACATCGGCACGACGATTACTGCCAACCTGGCGGCCATTGGTACCAATCTGGCTGCACGTCGGACCGCCTTTGCTCATTTCCTCTTTAATTCACTCGGTGTCTGTTACATGCTGCTCTTTTTCCCATTCTTCCTGAGCTTTATTTCATCGATGACTCCCGGTGATGCTGATTTTGTTATACAGACTCAAGACCAGGTCGCTCGAATGGGCGGTGAGCTTGGAGACAAACCTTTTATCGCAAGGCATATCGCGAACACCCACACCATGTTCAACATCGTCAACACAATTATCTTCCTGCCTCTGGTTGGACTATTGGCGAAAATTAGCACGATCGTTATACGGGGCATTGATGAAGAGGTTGAATTTCACCTTAAGTATCTCGACAACAGGGTTCTCAGCACCCCTCCTATCGCTTTGGCTCAGGCGCGTTCAGAAACCCGTCGCATGGCTAAGGTTGCAGGAGAGATGGTCGATGAGACTCTGCTCTTTTTGCAGGACAATGATTTGAAGAAGATTCCCGGTTTGGAGAAAAAAGAGGATCTTACGGATGTTTTGCAGAAAGAGATTACCGATTTCCTGGTCAAGTTGTCACAAAAATCAATAACACAAGAATCTTCCCAGGAAGTTGCTTCGATGATGAATATGGTCAACGACCTTGAACGTGTCGGCGATCACTGTGAAAACCTTTGGACCCTGAACCAGAGAAAGCTGGATCAGAAAATTACTTTCTCAGAAATTGCGATGAATGAAATTTTTGAAATTTCAAAGCTGACCCGTGAGTTCCTGGCGACAATCATTCAAGCGCTCGAAGACAAAAACACAGGAATTTTCGATGAAGCTCACAGGTTGGAAGACGGTATCGACGATATGGAAGAACGCCTGAGAAACAACCATATCAAGCGCCTGAATACAGGAGAGTGTACGGTTAACTCCGGTCTGATCTTTATCGATATGCTGCACAACTTTGAAAAAATTGGTGACCATACCTACAACTTTGCAAAAGCTGTTGTCGGTATAAAATAA
- a CDS encoding indolepyruvate oxidoreductase subunit beta gives MTDNNVTNILMAGVGGQGTLLASEILSEVLMQAGYDVKKAEVHGMAQRGGSVVSHVRFGKKVFSSIIPEGEVDVLFGFELLETYRYLPLVKELGAVVVNNLKIAPPSVALGKRDYPTDVAAKLKELVANVHVVDGLQLAEQAGNSRTVNTVLLGALSNTLEPTHEQWIAAIKSLVPERFLDVNLKAFELGRQVC, from the coding sequence ATGACTGACAATAACGTTACCAATATATTGATGGCCGGTGTCGGCGGGCAGGGAACCCTGCTGGCCAGTGAAATCCTTTCCGAAGTCCTTATGCAGGCTGGCTATGATGTTAAAAAGGCTGAAGTGCATGGTATGGCTCAACGCGGTGGCAGTGTCGTCTCCCACGTTCGTTTTGGCAAGAAGGTGTTTTCGTCAATCATCCCGGAAGGAGAGGTGGATGTCCTCTTTGGTTTCGAACTCCTTGAGACCTACCGTTATCTCCCGCTGGTCAAAGAATTGGGAGCCGTTGTGGTGAACAACCTGAAGATAGCGCCGCCGTCAGTCGCCCTTGGCAAAAGGGATTACCCAACAGATGTCGCTGCTAAGCTGAAAGAGTTGGTCGCCAACGTCCATGTTGTAGACGGCCTTCAGCTTGCCGAACAGGCAGGCAATTCGAGAACGGTTAACACCGTATTGTTAGGTGCTCTCTCCAATACCCTCGAGCCTACTCATGAGCAGTGGATAGCCGCGATCAAGAGCTTGGTCCCTGAGCGATTCCTCGATGTTAACTTGAAAGCTTTTGAGCTGGGTCGGCAGGTTTGTTAG
- a CDS encoding exopolyphosphatase, translating to MLAAIDAGSNTLRLLIGKVENGKVVPLLYERRICRLAGGFKDEEGLSPEAMERTLFAFLQFAGVCEKNNVKKVRAVGTAAFRQAINGAKFVSKVRSATHLPLNIISGEEEAETMAAGVLCALDPVPDYALIVDIGGGSTEFVLCAKQKVLWARSLPLGVVRLIEGHESSEARLHFIAQTLAQLNVELESVCVSNNVDIDSVALVGTAGTVTTLAALDQQMTEYDWRQINNYVMAPSKIQYWQELLTPLSPLQRECLPGMEAGRGDLILAGIEIILGVTQLLNNTSLTVSDFGILEGLLLSLESSE from the coding sequence ATGTTGGCCGCGATTGATGCCGGGAGCAACACCCTGCGCTTGCTGATTGGTAAGGTTGAGAACGGCAAAGTTGTCCCGTTACTTTACGAACGTCGGATCTGCCGCCTGGCTGGTGGTTTCAAAGATGAAGAGGGTTTATCTCCTGAAGCGATGGAGAGAACCCTCTTTGCTTTTCTACAGTTTGCAGGCGTTTGTGAAAAGAACAATGTCAAGAAGGTGAGGGCGGTTGGTACAGCGGCATTTCGTCAAGCCATAAACGGTGCAAAGTTTGTGAGCAAAGTCCGCTCTGCAACTCATCTGCCTCTTAATATTATCTCCGGAGAAGAGGAAGCAGAAACGATGGCGGCAGGCGTCCTCTGTGCCCTCGACCCGGTCCCTGATTATGCCTTGATTGTCGATATCGGCGGAGGTAGCACTGAGTTCGTGCTTTGTGCGAAACAGAAGGTCCTTTGGGCCCGCAGTTTGCCTTTAGGCGTCGTGCGTCTTATAGAAGGGCATGAGAGTTCGGAGGCCAGGCTGCATTTCATTGCACAAACTCTTGCACAGCTTAACGTCGAATTGGAAAGCGTTTGTGTGTCCAATAATGTTGATATTGATTCTGTTGCTCTCGTTGGAACCGCAGGGACAGTAACGACGCTCGCTGCTCTTGATCAACAAATGACTGAGTATGACTGGAGGCAGATTAATAACTACGTCATGGCTCCATCAAAAATTCAGTATTGGCAAGAACTCCTGACACCTTTGTCACCCCTCCAGCGTGAATGCTTGCCGGGCATGGAGGCTGGCCGCGGTGACCTGATTCTTGCGGGAATTGAGATCATTCTGGGTGTGACGCAGCTGCTGAATAACACGTCTTTAACGGTCAGCGATTTCGGTATACTGGAAGGCCTTCTGCTTTCACTTGAAAGCTCAGAATAA
- a CDS encoding OmpA family protein, translating into MPRFAFYLCFLVSFLTLTVSDSTATSGQYGDTGLISQPTAQTLNEGNICVGLWANCSDGINTPETNAGDGSLILPATITLGLGTFLEAYGSYPNLSFNGDEDSSARGFANAGFKARILGKRSDRFRLALDLQGRLSVSDNPDFDGLNDYVSRLIASFKTDRWGFHFNIGYAFNDSPATVDYEDQMLLGGGVEYSLATRLRMITEFSYESERISGQESPSEVTVGLQYYVTPHLTMNLGVSAGLSDASPDWRILAGLTTCQGVGTFNRPVPKLIDPEDLTDEPEKPVKLTKIRLLTPLLSKRAIPDSPTSHLEVPVADPNQTLIINPSDRLSSPGIQPLGATAISPMVSLSKVSTTSLPNEPFPAKVRRLFRFPELTFSLNQWELSEAGRKSISLVAEELRKDNQFFIVSIEGHTDDVGSANYNQVLSFKRAVAAATHLVLRDGFDPTRIFVKGHGESRPIEDNERAEGRALNRRVELLILVPEGYEGITMDVEDRNSQGYESASLQQEPIIDPLAIEQAIMEKIGSDITKPAGAFGRVERSQ; encoded by the coding sequence ATGCCTCGTTTTGCTTTCTATCTCTGTTTTTTAGTATCTTTTTTGACCTTGACTGTCTCTGATTCCACTGCGACTTCTGGTCAATATGGCGACACTGGCTTGATCTCGCAGCCAACAGCCCAGACGCTTAATGAGGGCAATATCTGTGTCGGTCTCTGGGCGAATTGCTCGGATGGGATAAACACTCCTGAAACGAACGCCGGTGACGGCAGCCTGATCCTTCCAGCAACGATCACCCTAGGTCTTGGTACTTTTCTGGAGGCCTATGGATCCTACCCGAACTTATCTTTCAATGGCGACGAAGATAGCAGCGCCCGTGGCTTTGCCAATGCAGGGTTCAAGGCCCGTATTCTCGGCAAGCGTTCTGACCGTTTCCGTTTAGCCTTAGACCTCCAGGGCCGCCTGTCTGTTTCTGATAATCCTGATTTTGATGGCCTCAATGATTACGTCAGTCGCTTGATTGCCTCGTTCAAAACAGATCGTTGGGGTTTTCACTTCAATATTGGTTATGCTTTTAATGATTCACCTGCCACGGTTGACTACGAGGATCAAATGCTGCTTGGTGGTGGTGTCGAATATTCCCTGGCAACCCGTTTGCGCATGATCACAGAGTTCTCCTACGAGTCTGAAAGAATTTCCGGGCAGGAGTCCCCATCCGAGGTCACTGTGGGGTTGCAGTACTATGTCACTCCTCACCTGACAATGAACCTTGGTGTCTCTGCCGGGCTTTCTGACGCAAGCCCGGACTGGCGTATTCTTGCCGGATTGACCACTTGTCAGGGCGTTGGCACATTTAATAGACCTGTTCCTAAGCTCATAGACCCGGAAGATCTTACTGATGAGCCTGAAAAACCTGTTAAGCTGACCAAAATCAGGTTGTTGACACCTCTCCTGAGCAAGAGAGCTATTCCAGATTCTCCGACAAGTCACCTGGAGGTGCCGGTAGCGGATCCAAACCAAACCCTGATCATAAATCCTTCTGATCGACTTAGCTCCCCAGGTATTCAACCTCTTGGTGCTACAGCAATCAGCCCAATGGTTTCACTGTCTAAAGTCAGCACAACTTCATTACCTAACGAGCCGTTCCCGGCTAAAGTTCGTCGTCTTTTCCGCTTTCCTGAATTGACTTTTTCTTTGAATCAGTGGGAACTCTCAGAGGCAGGGCGTAAATCCATCTCACTTGTTGCTGAGGAGCTTCGCAAAGATAACCAATTTTTCATTGTTAGTATAGAAGGGCATACTGATGATGTAGGCTCTGCCAATTATAATCAGGTTCTGTCTTTTAAACGAGCTGTTGCAGCTGCAACGCATTTGGTTCTTCGTGACGGCTTCGACCCGACACGAATATTTGTCAAAGGACATGGCGAAAGTCGACCAATTGAAGACAATGAGAGGGCCGAGGGCCGCGCACTGAACCGCCGAGTAGAACTCCTCATTCTGGTTCCTGAAGGTTATGAGGGCATTACTATGGACGTCGAAGACAGAAACTCGCAAGGCTATGAAAGCGCGTCGCTGCAACAAGAACCAATCATTGACCCTTTGGCAATAGAACAAGCCATTATGGAAAAAATCGGTTCAGATATTACAAAGCCGGCCGGGGCCTTCGGTCGCGTAGAGAGGTCACAGTGA
- a CDS encoding integration host factor subunit beta — protein MNKSELVEALAARNALTYKKSEEIVNIIFDSMADTLTEGGRIEIRGFGSFVVKDYQAYMGRNPKTGEVIQVKPKKLPFFKVGKELRDKVNGKD, from the coding sequence ATGAATAAGTCTGAACTGGTCGAGGCTTTGGCGGCTCGTAACGCTTTGACATATAAAAAATCAGAGGAGATCGTTAATATCATCTTTGATTCAATGGCAGACACTCTTACTGAGGGCGGCAGAATAGAAATCCGGGGCTTTGGCAGTTTTGTCGTAAAGGATTATCAAGCCTATATGGGGCGAAATCCAAAGACCGGTGAAGTCATTCAGGTTAAGCCCAAAAAATTACCATTCTTCAAAGTTGGCAAGGAGCTGCGCGACAAGGTTAACGGTAAGGACTGA
- a CDS encoding ACT domain-containing protein, giving the protein MKVEQISIFIENKSGRLAEVARVLGEKGVNIRALSLADTSDFGILRLLVDNTDIAQTTLKENGFTVNKTEVVAVEVPDEPGGLCNILQVLDDAQVNVEYMYAFVERNAGNAVIIFRFDDVDNAIAVLNEKGVSILSGEKLYSL; this is encoded by the coding sequence ATGAAAGTTGAACAGATTTCCATTTTTATTGAAAATAAGTCCGGTCGACTCGCTGAGGTGGCCAGGGTTTTGGGCGAGAAGGGCGTGAATATCCGCGCACTCTCTCTGGCTGATACTTCAGATTTCGGCATCCTCCGACTGCTTGTCGACAATACGGATATTGCCCAAACGACTTTAAAAGAAAATGGCTTCACAGTTAATAAAACAGAAGTCGTTGCAGTTGAGGTTCCGGATGAGCCGGGCGGTCTCTGCAATATCCTACAGGTGCTCGACGATGCACAAGTCAACGTTGAGTACATGTATGCTTTTGTAGAACGCAATGCCGGTAATGCCGTTATCATTTTCCGTTTTGACGACGTTGATAATGCAATAGCCGTGTTGAACGAAAAGGGTGTTAGTATTCTGTCCGGAGAGAAGCTTTACAGTCTTTAG